The genomic window aacaaccaggactggaactggcacccaaaagAGATGAGGCGtgggcttcacccactatgccacagcaccagcccctctgttgACTCTTTAAAAATCTGTACCCCGATTGCTTAAGTCAGCCAGAAGAGTGTGAGAGCCAGTCTCTGAGCAATGACTGTTCATCCTGACCCTTCTGAGGAAATGCCGTTTTCTTGAGTGAATGCTCATTTAATCTTTATGTGTGTGCTGCCAAAGTGAATAGAATCCATAAGAAAATTTTCATCTATATTAGTGTGGATCAGTTATATAGATAAATAGCTAACGGTTTTATATCTTACTTTCCAGGTGGGCTCAAAAGCAGAAGTTGCAGAATGCAAGGAGAGGTTTGCCACCTCGAAAGACCCCACAATCAGCCAGACTTTCATGTTGGATAGGGTGTTCAACCCCGAGGGGAAGGCTTTGCCGCCGCTGAGAGGATTCAAATACACTAGCTGGTCCCCCATGGGCTGCGATGCCAATGGCAGGTGCCTCTTGGCAGCACTGACCATGGACAACCGCCTGACCATCCAGGCTAACCTCAACAGACTGCAGTGGGTCCAGCTGGTCGACCTGACGGAGATTTATGGGGAACGTCTTTATGAGACCAGTTACAGGCTCTCCAAGAATGACGCTCCACAGGGAAATCTGGGGGATTTTGCTGAGTTCCAGAGGAGACACAGCATGCAGACTCCAGTGAGAATGGAGTGGTCGGGCATCTGCACCACCCAGCAGGTCAAGCACAATAACGAGTGCCGAGACGTGGGCAGCGTGCTCCTGGCCGTCCTCTTTGAGAACGGCAACATTGCTGTGTGGCAGTTCCAGCTGCCGTTTGTGGGAAAGGAGTCCATCTCCTCCTGCAACACCATCGAGTCGGGAATCAACTCTCCCAGCGTCTTGTTTTGGTGGGAATATGAGCACAATAACCGGAAAATGAGCGGCCTTATTGTAGGGAGTGCTTTTGGACCTGTGAAAATTCTTCCTGTCAACCTCAAAGCAGTGAAAGGCTATTTCACGCTGAGGCAGCCTGTCGTCTTGTGGAAGGAGATGGACCAGTTGCCAGTGCACAGCATCAAGTGCGTGCCCCTCTACCACCCCTACCAGAAGTGCAGCTGCAGCCTGGTGGTGGCGGCCAGGGGCTCCTATGTGTTTTGGTGTCTCCTTCTGATCTCCAAAGCAGGCCTCAACGTTCACAATTCCCACGTCACGGGCCTGCACTCGCTGCCGATCGTCTCCATGACGGCCGACAGACAGAACGGGACAGTGTACACGTGTTCAAGTGACGGGAAGGTGAGGCAGCTGATCCCCATCTTCACAGATGTTGCGCTCAAGTTTGAACACCAGCTGATCAAGCTCTCAGATGTGTTTGGCTCCGTGAGGACTCACGGGATAGCAGTGAGCCCCTGCGGGGCGTATCTGGCCATCATCACGACGGAGGGCATGGTCAATGGCCTCCATCCCGTGAACAAAAACTACCAGGTCCAGTTTGTCACCCTGAAAACCTTTGAAGAGGCGGCAGCTCAGCTCCTGGAATCTTCGGTTCAGAATCTCTTCAAGCAGGTAGATCTGATTGACCTTGTGCGCTGGAAGATTTTAAAGGATAAGCACATCCCGCAGTTTCTGCAAGAGGCTTTGGAGAAAAAGATCGAAAGCAGTGGAGTCACCTACTTCTGGCGCTTTAAGCTTTTCCTGCTGAGGATTTTGTATCAGTCGATGCAGAAAACCCCCTCAGAAGCCTTGTGGAAGCCCACCCACGAGGACTCAAAAATCTTGCTGGCCGACTCCCCCGGGGCGGGCAATGCCGAGGACGAGCAGCAGGAGGAAGGCGGCTCCTCCAAGCAGGCGGGGAAGCAGGGCCTGCAGGAGAGGAGCCGGGAGGGTGACGCGGAGGAGGCCGCCGAGGACGCGCTTGTGCCGGCCGGGGAGGGCGGAGGCCGCGAGCCCatggaggagaagctcctggaaaTCCAAGGGAAGATCGAGGCTGTGGAGATGCACCTGACCAGGGAGCACATGAAGCGAGTCCTGGGGGAGGTGTACCTGCACACCTGGATCACCgagaacaccagcatccccaccAGAGGGCTCTGCAACTTCCTGATGTCGGACGAGGAGTATGACGACAGGACGGCCCGGGTAGGTGTTCACCGCCCCCCGCGAGGCGAGCAGGGACCTGGCTTGACTCTCTCAGGCTGACCGTTGGCGTTGATTGGCACGGGTGCGGGGGAATGAATAGGTCACAGGGTCAGTGCAGAGGACACGGGCCTAGCGCAGGGCCGCTGCGATGCTGTCTCAGCATGGGCTTGGTGTGCAGGATTGCAAGGTGAGATCCCCCGCTGCGGCTGCGTTAGCAGGGAAGTGTGTGGTGGGCAGCCACAGCGGGGGAAATTCAGCATTCAGGCTCCATTCCCTGAGGGTCACATGTTCTGGGGAGGATGGGCAGGTgtatgttatttgaaagacagtgacagagaaaggggagggacaaagagagagatcatcacctgtccactggctccctccccagatggctgcaacagctaggtcggAGCCAGGCTAAATCCGGGacccggaactccatcctgacCTTCCCGCTTGAGCCATGGTCTGCTGCCCTGCAAGGCGCAttgtcagggagttggattggaagtggagtagctgagactcaaactggcactttgatatgggaggccagcattacaagctgcggcttaacccactgtaccacgctGTCCTCGTTTGTTTTACAGAAGCTGGGCATAATCTAAGTTTTAGGAATTCCTAAAGTCCAAGCTTCCTACTGCTATAAAGACTCCAAGCTTGGGAATACTGCATACTGTgtactttttattgtttttaagatttatgtatttgaatggcagagtgacagagagagatcttccatccgctggttcactccccaaatggctgcaacagccaggtctgggccaggcgcATCCGGAAGCCTGGGACTCTATtcgtgtctcccacgtggcctaagcacttgggccaccctctcccacttttcccaggcacatcagcaggaagctggatcagaagtggggcagccaggacacaaacctgcggtcatatgggatgccagtgttgcaggtcgCAGCTTAACTGACTGTCACAATTCTGGCCCCATAAGTGTGTACTCTGACAGGTTCTCAGTGCACGTTATCATTCTGGGACTTCTGAAAATTCCGGTGGTAGCCAGACTTCTTGATCAGGGAATCGTTTGCACAGCTATCAGCAGCTGAAATCCTGCCGAACTTGGGTTCCAGGGAACATACTGTATACTAAAATACTCAGAATCATAAAAGTCGGTTCTTCTGTACTCTGAAAATTGGCACATATTCTCTTTCCCTAAAGTCTTATTTAAAATGTCAGGTTGAAAGGAATACATTTAAACGTCTTCATCCCTAATGTTAAGTCATCCATGAATTGCTTGTTATATTTTCTTATAGGATGTGTGCAGAGTCTTATGAATTGTTAGaatggtggccggcgctgtggcgctgtaggctaggcctctgccagtggcgccagcatcccccaCGGGTGCCggtcatgacctggctgctccacttctgatccagctccctgctaacatgcctgggaaggcagcagaggatggccagagtccttgggcccctacacctgcatggggggacccggaagaagctcctgactcctggcttcagatcagcccagctgtggccgttgtgactgtttggggagtgaatcagcgatggaagaACTTTTttgctatctctccctctctctgcagctctacctctcgaataaatagaagtcttaagaaaataaaaaagaatcgtTGGAATGTGTTGTTCAGGTGACTGCTTCCCAAGGGAGAGCTGGTTGCTGTGTTCTGAAGTGTCTAGAGATTTCCCGGTTTTCAGTAATTAGggaaaaaattccagaaagtaAAGAGTGGAAGTTGGTTCTTTATGGTTTAGACTTTTGGTTTGGAGGCTGCATCAGTTCGGGAAGCCACGTTTAGCGTAGCTCTGTGGCTCCAACAGAACAGGTAAAAGAGATGGAAGACTGTACCCCAACCCTTGGTCAGTcagctgaccttttttttttttaagatttatttatttatttgagaggcagagagagagagagagagagtcttccatctgatggttcactccccaagtggccacagcggtgggagctgagctgatctgaagccaggagccagcagcttcttctgggtctcccatgtgggtgcaggggcccaaggatttggccatcttctactgctttcccaggccacagcagagagctggatcaggagtacagcagccgggtctctaaccggcgcccatgtgggatgcggcactgcaggtggtggcttcccccactgctccacagcgccagccccagcagctcaCTTTTGATTGAAGACAGTGCATGTCTTCGATCCAACagtatctgtaaaatgaaggccTTTTTAACCTGGAATGTTGATTCAGTGGTCGTTCTAAATTGTTTCTGAGAATGTGCCTGGTGTGGTAGAGTGTACTTCTCAGCCTTTTGTTCATCATCACTTCCCCTAGAGAATATATATAGACGTTTTGTTCTTAATTGCCCAACTATGAAATGTTACCACAggttcattttgtcttttttttaaagattgatgtatttatttgaaagaccaagttccacagagagaggagaagcagagaaagggtgtcttccatccgctggttcactccccagttggccgcaacagccagctctgcgctgatccgcagccaggatccaggagcttctgccaggtctcccacgagggtgcggggcccaaggacccgggccatcctctactgccctcccaggccacggcggagagctggataggaagtggagcagccaggtcttgaaccggcccccacatcttggatgccggtgccccaggccagggcgttaatccgctgtgccacagcgccggccccgcattTTGTCTTTTTATGTACTGTGTGTACGTCTGTGCTTTATACATAAAAGTGTAAGAGTGTTTTTGTCTTCTGAGAACCACTGTTTGCCCCTTGGAAGGAGAATCACCCCCATGAGAGTTAGGAATCCAACTGAGCAGGTGGGCTCGTGGTCCAGAAGCAGCccttcccgggggggggggggggggcatcggTGTCAGGGAAGCGCACGGACTTCCttccctgcttcactcctcaagtggtcggaacagctgggacctttggtcaaagccaggagccagaaactccatccagggctcccacgtgggtggcagggtccaggttgtagggccatcctctgctttccaagcgcattagcagggtactggatcgaaagtggagcagcagagacacgaACTGCTGCATGGCATTGcgggccgtggcttaacctgctgtaccacaactccaGCACCTGCATTGGATTTCCTGCGGCTAAAAACCAAAAAGGCCAAAAGCTAATGGGATTTAAACTTGTAAGTTATATATAGAAGGTAGGCGGAGCTGTTGAGATTCCCCTCATAACCCGAGTAATGAGTTTAGTGAATTGATGCACCCTTGTCAGTGCTTCCACAGGAAGTTCCGTGTGCACGGGCTTAAAGCTTTGAAGGGCACCGGCTGCTCCAGAGAAAGGTGTCCTGCGTAGCGTGGCCAGTGGTTTTTTCAGCAATGATGAAGCAGACTTgtgtttttcagattttcatttttaaaggtaatctttttttttttttttttttttttttttttttgacaggcagagtggacagtgagagagagagacagagagaaaggtcttccttttgctgttggttcaccctccaatggccgccgcggctggcgcgctacaaccggcgcatcgcactgatccgaaggcaggagccaggtgcttatcctggtctcccatggggtgcagggcccaagcacttgggccatccaccactgcactccctggccacagcagagagctggcctggaagaggggcaaccgggacagaatccggcgccccgatcgggactagaacccggtgtgccggcgccgca from Oryctolagus cuniculus chromosome 1, mOryCun1.1, whole genome shotgun sequence includes these protein-coding regions:
- the GTF3C4 gene encoding general transcription factor 3C polypeptide 4 — encoded protein: MSAADKARVGPAVAGPAPPGEEEGEGAGEAGGKEPAAPGPSAAFRLLVTRREPAVKLQYAVSGLEPLAWSEDHRVSVSTARSVAVLELICDVHNPGQDLVIHRTSVPAPLNSCLLKVGSKAEVAECKERFATSKDPTISQTFMLDRVFNPEGKALPPLRGFKYTSWSPMGCDANGRCLLAALTMDNRLTIQANLNRLQWVQLVDLTEIYGERLYETSYRLSKNDAPQGNLGDFAEFQRRHSMQTPVRMEWSGICTTQQVKHNNECRDVGSVLLAVLFENGNIAVWQFQLPFVGKESISSCNTIESGINSPSVLFWWEYEHNNRKMSGLIVGSAFGPVKILPVNLKAVKGYFTLRQPVVLWKEMDQLPVHSIKCVPLYHPYQKCSCSLVVAARGSYVFWCLLLISKAGLNVHNSHVTGLHSLPIVSMTADRQNGTVYTCSSDGKVRQLIPIFTDVALKFEHQLIKLSDVFGSVRTHGIAVSPCGAYLAIITTEGMVNGLHPVNKNYQVQFVTLKTFEEAAAQLLESSVQNLFKQVDLIDLVRWKILKDKHIPQFLQEALEKKIESSGVTYFWRFKLFLLRILYQSMQKTPSEALWKPTHEDSKILLADSPGAGNAEDEQQEEGGSSKQAGKQGLQERSREGDAEEAAEDALVPAGEGGGREPMEEKLLEIQGKIEAVEMHLTREHMKRVLGEVYLHTWITENTSIPTRGLCNFLMSDEEYDDRTARVLIGHISKKMNKQTFPEHCSLCKEILPFTDRKQAVCSNGHIWLRCFLTYQSCQSLIYRRCLLHDSIARHPAPEDPDWIKRLLQSPCPFCDSPVF